From one Pedobacter faecalis genomic stretch:
- a CDS encoding LptE family protein → MRYLCAIVVLLVVAGCKIGLNGASIPPDMKTVNVLVFENNAPLVVASLSSQFTEELKTRIRNQTSLSITPNDAHAVFSGNITGYDIRPVALQDNNNTGRGNQALAGANRLSIRVQVKYTNNLNPQQSFEQSFERYKDYKPQGNPQVQETAIIRDVTAQLTEDIFNAAFAQW, encoded by the coding sequence ATGAGATATTTGTGTGCTATTGTTGTTTTGTTGGTTGTGGCCGGTTGTAAAATAGGCCTCAACGGCGCGTCTATACCGCCGGACATGAAGACTGTGAATGTACTGGTATTTGAGAACAATGCGCCCCTGGTGGTTGCATCGTTAAGCTCCCAGTTTACCGAGGAATTAAAAACACGAATCAGGAACCAGACCTCCCTAAGCATAACCCCTAACGATGCGCATGCGGTGTTTTCAGGAAACATAACCGGCTACGATATCAGGCCTGTGGCACTCCAGGACAATAACAACACAGGAAGAGGCAACCAAGCGCTGGCAGGTGCCAACAGACTTTCTATTCGTGTGCAGGTAAAGTACACGAACAACCTGAATCCGCAGCAAAGTTTTGAGCAGTCATTTGAACGGTATAAGGACTATAAGCCCCAGGGCAACCCGCAGGTACAGGAAACCGCTATCATTAGGGATGTCACCGCACAGCTAACTGAGGATATTTTTAATGCAGCTTTTGCGCAATGGTAG
- a CDS encoding sigma-54 interaction domain-containing protein has translation MDVQDIKNRFGIIGNSPLLNRAIDIARQVAPTDMSVLITGESGSGKEVFSHIIHHMSARKHGTFIAVNCGAIPEGTIDSELFGHEKGSFTGAHEARKGYFEVANGGTIFLDEVAELPLGTQARLLRVLESGEYLRVGSSKVQKTDVRIIAATNVDVYERVRSGKFREDLYYRLNTVPLRIPALHERKEDIYLLFRKFSADFSDKYRSPGIHLEPDAIQILTNYSWPGNVRQLKNIAEQVCVLEKDRDVNGTALLNYIPNESGANLPMAIGNKGGGDDFSERDILYKVLFDMKKDMMELKKLVAEIIQSGGNTSHIVAENPHYINQLYREVDQPMGLEPAMTIQKPMQPGPVDYNFTHEAEEVEESLSLLEKESDLIKKALKKHKGKRKFAAQELGISERTLYRKIKELNL, from the coding sequence ATGGATGTACAAGATATAAAGAACCGTTTTGGTATTATAGGGAATTCTCCGCTGCTCAATCGGGCCATAGATATTGCCAGACAGGTGGCGCCTACAGATATGTCTGTGCTGATTACCGGTGAAAGCGGAAGCGGTAAAGAAGTGTTCTCGCACATCATCCATCATATGAGCGCACGGAAGCACGGAACTTTTATCGCGGTAAACTGTGGCGCAATACCTGAGGGAACGATTGATTCGGAACTTTTTGGCCATGAAAAAGGCTCTTTTACCGGCGCTCATGAAGCGCGCAAGGGTTATTTTGAGGTGGCAAATGGGGGGACTATATTTTTAGATGAGGTAGCTGAATTGCCGCTTGGTACTCAGGCGCGCTTGCTCCGGGTTTTGGAAAGCGGGGAATACCTGAGGGTCGGCTCGTCGAAAGTACAAAAAACTGATGTACGCATTATAGCTGCTACGAACGTCGATGTGTATGAGCGGGTAAGATCGGGCAAGTTCCGTGAAGACCTTTATTACAGGCTAAATACCGTCCCGCTGCGTATTCCGGCCTTGCATGAGCGTAAAGAAGACATCTATCTGTTGTTCAGGAAGTTTTCGGCCGACTTTAGTGATAAGTACCGTAGCCCTGGCATTCATCTGGAGCCGGACGCTATTCAGATTCTTACGAATTACAGCTGGCCTGGTAACGTCAGGCAACTTAAAAACATCGCCGAACAGGTTTGTGTTCTGGAAAAGGACCGTGATGTAAATGGCACCGCGCTGCTCAATTATATTCCAAATGAAAGTGGGGCCAATTTGCCAATGGCAATAGGAAACAAGGGCGGCGGGGACGATTTTTCTGAGCGCGACATTCTCTACAAGGTTTTGTTTGACATGAAAAAGGATATGATGGAGCTTAAAAAGCTGGTCGCCGAGATTATTCAAAGTGGGGGCAATACGTCACATATCGTCGCTGAGAATCCGCATTATATCAATCAGTTGTACAGGGAGGTAGACCAACCTATGGGACTGGAGCCTGCGATGACCATACAGAAACCGATGCAGCCAGGTCCTGTAGACTATAATTTTACGCACGAGGCCGAAGAAGTGGAGGAATCGCTGTCACTGCTTGAAAAGGAGTCTGACCTGATAAAAAAGGCACTAAAAAAGCATAAAGGGAAGCGCAAATTTGCTGCGCAGGAGCTTGGCATATCTGAGCGTACCCTATACAGGAAAATTAAAGAACTGAACTTATAA
- the miaB gene encoding tRNA (N6-isopentenyl adenosine(37)-C2)-methylthiotransferase MiaB, whose protein sequence is MIDLQLTDKTHDEARQGEALVIEPPRSRNGRKLYIESYGCQMNFADSEIVASILFDQGFETTGDYQEADVVFINTCSIRENAEQRVRNRLSQFGAVKRRNPKLIVGVLGCMAERLKSKFLEEEKLVDVVVGPDAYRDLPQLIGQVEEGQKAINVLLSREETYADISPVRLNGNGITAFISIMRGCDNMCSFCVVPFTRGRERSRDPESIVAEARELVSQGYKEVTLLGQNVDSYKWNGKVNFAQLLEMVALVSPDLRVRFSTSHPKDITDEVLYTIARHDNICNYIHLPVQSGNTRILELMNRTYTREWYMNRIDAIRTIIPDCAISTDIIAGFCTETEEEHQDTLSMMDYVRYDYGFMFCYSERPGTLAARKLTDDVPEEVKKRRLSEILVKQQESSLFRLQQFVGKTVRVLVEGPSKKSEKDLCGRNDQNAMVVFPATDGIEAGQYVYVQVDRCTSATLLGTALI, encoded by the coding sequence ATGATTGATTTACAGCTGACAGACAAGACACATGATGAAGCGAGGCAGGGTGAGGCTTTAGTCATCGAGCCGCCGCGTTCGCGCAATGGACGAAAACTGTATATCGAAAGTTATGGCTGCCAGATGAATTTTGCAGACAGCGAAATCGTCGCTTCGATATTATTTGATCAGGGCTTTGAAACTACCGGTGACTATCAGGAAGCTGACGTAGTGTTTATCAACACCTGTTCTATCCGCGAGAATGCGGAGCAGCGGGTTCGCAACAGACTGTCGCAGTTTGGCGCGGTAAAACGACGTAATCCAAAGCTGATTGTAGGCGTACTCGGCTGTATGGCTGAACGTCTTAAATCGAAGTTTTTAGAAGAGGAAAAGCTTGTTGATGTGGTTGTTGGTCCTGATGCTTACCGCGACCTCCCTCAACTGATCGGACAGGTTGAAGAAGGCCAGAAGGCAATCAATGTGTTGCTGTCGCGCGAGGAGACCTATGCAGACATCAGTCCGGTACGGCTGAACGGCAACGGGATAACCGCGTTCATATCGATTATGCGCGGCTGTGACAACATGTGTTCTTTCTGTGTTGTCCCCTTCACCAGAGGCCGGGAAAGGAGCCGGGATCCGGAGTCGATTGTGGCAGAAGCCCGGGAACTTGTTAGCCAGGGCTATAAGGAGGTGACGCTGCTGGGTCAGAATGTAGACTCCTATAAGTGGAACGGTAAGGTCAATTTTGCACAGCTCCTGGAAATGGTAGCTCTGGTGAGCCCGGACCTTCGTGTTCGGTTCTCGACCTCCCATCCTAAAGATATCACGGACGAGGTGCTTTATACTATAGCGCGGCACGACAATATTTGTAATTATATTCATTTGCCTGTGCAGTCGGGCAATACACGTATCCTTGAACTGATGAACAGGACGTATACACGTGAGTGGTATATGAACCGCATCGACGCGATAAGAACGATCATTCCTGACTGTGCAATTTCTACAGATATCATTGCTGGTTTTTGCACGGAAACTGAAGAAGAACATCAGGATACGTTAAGTATGATGGATTATGTGAGGTATGACTATGGCTTCATGTTCTGTTATTCGGAACGTCCGGGAACGCTGGCGGCACGTAAACTCACTGACGATGTTCCGGAAGAGGTGAAAAAAAGAAGGCTGAGCGAGATTTTGGTAAAACAGCAGGAATCTTCGCTGTTCCGCTTGCAGCAATTCGTGGGAAAGACGGTGAGAGTGCTGGTTGAAGGCCCGTCAAAAAAGTCGGAAAAGGATCTTTGCGGCAGGAACGACCAGAATGCGATGGTGGTATTCCCTGCCACTGACGGCATTGAGGCCGGACAGTACGTATATGTGCAGGTAGACCGCTGCACATCAGCTACCTTGCTTGGCACAGCATTAATTTAG
- a CDS encoding tRNA-binding protein has product MAEEIDWSDFEKVELRAGTILEVYDFPEARKPAYKVKVDFGDFGVKMSSAQITSHYQKHELIGRQIVGVINFPKKQIGKFMSEFLVTGFADEHGDIILTTLLGKVPNGSKMA; this is encoded by the coding sequence ATGGCGGAAGAAATAGATTGGAGCGACTTTGAAAAGGTGGAATTAAGAGCAGGAACCATACTGGAGGTATATGATTTTCCCGAGGCTAGGAAACCTGCGTATAAAGTAAAGGTCGACTTTGGCGACTTTGGTGTTAAAATGAGTAGCGCACAGATTACGAGTCACTACCAGAAGCATGAACTGATCGGCAGACAGATCGTTGGCGTTATTAATTTTCCAAAGAAGCAGATTGGGAAGTTCATGTCTGAATTTCTGGTGACCGGCTTCGCAGATGAGCATGGAGATATCATACTAACCACCCTGCTTGGCAAAGTCCCCAACGGATCAAAAATGGCTTGA
- a CDS encoding DUF58 domain-containing protein, giving the protein MRVQLKEIFIRYYQDLFLSRRLYAGIACTAMLFLLTFFLPALSRLPELLFLVFIILIAADFILLYAQRKTIFVVRELPERLSNGDENELSIYLENFYTFRVKVGIIDEIPAQFQKRDLWFETILTAGEKKHIQYLLRPTSRGEYVFGRVRLFLRSPLGLIVRRFNFGEDTAVAVYPSFLHLRKYELMAISDRLSEIGIKKIRRVGHSLEFDQTRTYVKGDDYRTVNWKATARRGELMVNTYTDEKAQHVYCLIDKSRSMKMPFEGMTLLDYAINASLVLSSVAMVKQDRAGLITVAEQSGSVLAADRKPVQLGKIMAMLYREQTRYLELNIEALYTNVRQTIKQRSLLIFFTNFESMSSLKRQLPYLQRLARHHLLLVVFFENTELHQLIMDPASTVEDIYIQTIAEKFAYEKKLMVMELARHGILSILTQPKNLTVNVVNRYLEVKARQRI; this is encoded by the coding sequence ATGCGTGTGCAGCTCAAGGAAATCTTTATCAGGTACTATCAGGACCTCTTCCTGAGCAGGCGACTCTATGCGGGGATAGCTTGTACAGCAATGCTGTTCCTGCTAACATTCTTCCTCCCCGCCCTGAGCCGGCTGCCGGAATTGTTGTTCTTGGTGTTTATTATTTTGATAGCGGCAGACTTCATATTACTTTATGCTCAGCGCAAAACGATTTTCGTGGTCAGGGAGCTCCCCGAGCGACTAAGTAATGGCGATGAAAATGAGCTATCGATCTATCTGGAGAACTTTTATACCTTCCGGGTTAAGGTGGGAATCATCGACGAAATACCCGCTCAGTTCCAAAAGCGTGATCTTTGGTTCGAAACCATTTTAACTGCTGGCGAAAAAAAGCATATACAATATCTTCTCAGGCCAACTTCGAGGGGAGAATATGTTTTTGGGCGGGTCCGTCTGTTCTTACGTTCACCCCTTGGTTTGATTGTGAGAAGGTTCAATTTTGGTGAGGACACCGCGGTTGCGGTATACCCATCGTTCCTGCATTTAAGAAAATATGAACTCATGGCAATATCTGACCGTTTGAGTGAGATCGGCATTAAAAAGATCAGGCGTGTGGGCCATAGTCTGGAATTTGATCAGACGAGAACCTATGTTAAGGGCGACGATTACCGTACCGTTAACTGGAAAGCCACTGCCAGAAGAGGGGAATTGATGGTGAATACCTACACGGATGAAAAAGCCCAGCATGTTTACTGCTTAATTGATAAGTCGCGCAGTATGAAAATGCCATTTGAAGGTATGACACTGCTCGACTATGCCATCAACGCCAGCCTGGTCTTGTCGAGCGTTGCAATGGTTAAGCAAGATAGAGCCGGATTGATCACCGTGGCGGAACAGTCGGGTAGTGTGCTTGCAGCAGACAGGAAGCCTGTACAGCTTGGGAAGATTATGGCTATGCTGTATAGAGAGCAAACCAGGTACCTCGAGCTAAACATCGAGGCACTTTATACAAATGTAAGGCAAACGATAAAACAGCGCAGTCTGCTTATCTTTTTCACGAATTTTGAAAGTATGTCGTCCCTGAAGCGCCAGCTCCCTTATCTACAGCGCCTGGCGAGACACCATTTACTGCTGGTAGTCTTTTTTGAGAACACGGAATTACACCAGCTTATCATGGACCCGGCCTCTACAGTGGAGGACATCTATATCCAGACCATAGCGGAGAAATTTGCTTATGAGAAGAAACTAATGGTGATGGAATTGGCCAGACACGGCATACTCAGTATACTCACCCAGCCTAAAAACCTCACGGTTAACGTGGTGAACCGTTACCTCGAAGTTAAAGCCAGGCAAAGAATATAA
- a CDS encoding AAA family ATPase — protein sequence MEEVYQQRTDLTQLKEAVSQIRSSLSRVIVGQQEVIDFLIAGLLADGHILLEGVPGVAKTLSAKLVARSIDACFSRIQFTPDLMPSDVIGTSVFDPRTASFEYRKGPVFGHIILVDEINRAPAKTQSALFEVMEERQVTVDGTTHPMEEPFLVLATQNPVEQEGTYRLPEAQLDRFLFKIVVGYPTLEEETAILVNQHQQKLEEQLAAVHPVLSIAQVMASRAVIRSLHVEPKLLEYIAAITHETRINKSLYLGASPRASLAMVNSAKAFAAMNGRDFVTPDDVIRVAAPVLAHRILLTPDKEMEGLTAADVVAQIIQKIEVPR from the coding sequence ATGGAGGAAGTATATCAGCAAAGAACAGATTTAACGCAGCTTAAGGAAGCCGTGAGCCAGATCAGGTCTAGCTTAAGCAGAGTGATTGTAGGTCAGCAAGAGGTGATTGACTTTTTAATCGCCGGACTACTCGCCGATGGGCATATTCTTCTGGAAGGGGTGCCGGGTGTAGCGAAAACACTCAGTGCCAAACTTGTAGCAAGAAGCATCGATGCTTGTTTTTCAAGGATACAGTTTACGCCAGACCTGATGCCGTCTGATGTTATAGGAACTTCAGTTTTTGATCCGCGTACTGCTTCTTTCGAGTACCGCAAAGGGCCTGTTTTTGGCCATATTATCCTGGTTGACGAAATAAACCGGGCGCCGGCAAAGACCCAGTCTGCGCTTTTTGAAGTGATGGAAGAACGGCAGGTCACGGTAGACGGAACTACGCACCCGATGGAAGAACCATTTCTGGTTTTGGCTACACAAAATCCTGTGGAACAGGAAGGTACTTACCGATTGCCAGAGGCACAGCTTGACCGCTTCCTATTCAAGATTGTGGTCGGATACCCAACACTTGAGGAGGAGACGGCCATACTGGTGAACCAGCATCAGCAAAAGCTTGAGGAGCAACTTGCAGCGGTACATCCGGTACTCAGCATCGCACAAGTCATGGCCAGCCGTGCCGTAATCAGGTCGCTGCATGTAGAACCCAAACTTCTGGAATATATTGCTGCTATTACGCATGAAACGCGCATCAACAAATCGCTTTATCTCGGCGCGTCGCCGCGCGCCTCGCTGGCTATGGTGAACAGCGCTAAAGCCTTTGCCGCGATGAATGGTCGCGATTTTGTAACACCGGACGACGTGATCCGCGTGGCTGCACCGGTGCTTGCACACCGCATCTTACTTACACCCGACAAGGAGATGGAAGGGCTTACTGCGGCAGACGTAGTTGCACAGATCATTCAAAAAATAGAGGTACCCCGATAA
- a CDS encoding DUF4350 domain-containing protein, whose product MNGQRLYFIGGSIFVVVYLLVQFAMPRPTDWSPTYLKDDKIPFGLYILRKELPSIFPGADIVVSRNPAYNTLKERRGPKLSVAYLVICQQLKWADTDFEALKSFIHRGNHVFIATANFGRDLSARFNISVDMPGIVSSGKPFNFTDSALREAKPFVFDRGVGGGYFAQHNKSAKVLARNEDGNATFLRYNIGKGSLLLLADPRLLSNFNFIQPRGADFVAKALSHVPQVGTVIWDENNTRGNVDNSAVLRVIFKYPSLRWAYWLAVSGLLLYVLFEMKRRQRVIPVIEKPANSTVDFVTTVGRVYYERRDNNDIALKKINYLLEFIRSRYSLKTNHINAEFAGTLAKKSGVPDAETSRMAEQIIEIQQADRVNDVMLSSLNKTIENFYKKAQ is encoded by the coding sequence ATGAACGGACAGCGTTTATATTTCATTGGGGGCTCTATCTTTGTGGTGGTATACCTGCTGGTACAATTTGCAATGCCAAGGCCTACCGACTGGTCGCCAACTTACCTCAAGGACGATAAGATCCCGTTTGGCTTATATATCCTGCGCAAAGAGTTACCTTCCATATTTCCGGGCGCGGATATAGTTGTTTCGAGAAATCCGGCTTACAACACCTTGAAAGAACGTCGTGGCCCCAAACTGAGTGTGGCCTACCTCGTCATCTGTCAGCAACTGAAATGGGCGGATACCGATTTTGAGGCATTGAAATCGTTCATACACCGCGGAAACCATGTATTTATCGCAACCGCCAATTTCGGAAGGGATTTAAGCGCCCGGTTCAATATAAGTGTTGATATGCCCGGAATAGTTAGTTCTGGTAAGCCCTTCAACTTTACAGATTCTGCCCTCCGGGAGGCAAAGCCGTTCGTGTTTGACCGTGGCGTAGGAGGTGGATATTTCGCACAGCACAATAAGAGCGCTAAGGTTCTGGCCCGGAATGAGGACGGAAACGCGACCTTTCTACGCTACAACATAGGCAAAGGCTCACTTCTTTTACTGGCCGACCCAAGATTATTGAGCAATTTCAATTTTATTCAGCCGCGTGGTGCTGATTTTGTAGCTAAGGCACTTTCACACGTACCGCAGGTGGGCACAGTAATATGGGATGAAAACAATACCCGCGGCAATGTCGACAATAGCGCCGTACTCAGGGTGATCTTTAAGTATCCCTCGCTTCGCTGGGCGTACTGGTTGGCTGTATCCGGCCTGCTGCTTTATGTGCTCTTTGAAATGAAACGACGGCAGCGGGTGATTCCGGTGATCGAAAAGCCGGCTAACAGTACGGTGGACTTCGTGACGACTGTAGGCCGCGTTTATTACGAGCGGCGCGACAACAACGATATCGCCCTTAAAAAGATCAATTACCTGCTCGAATTTATCCGCAGCCGTTATAGTCTTAAAACAAATCATATTAACGCTGAATTTGCAGGGACACTGGCCAAAAAATCAGGTGTACCTGATGCAGAAACCAGCCGGATGGCTGAACAGATCATTGAAATCCAGCAGGCTGACCGCGTTAATGATGTGATGCTTAGCAGTCTGAATAAAACTATAGAAAATTTTTATAAAAAAGCGCAATAA
- a CDS encoding DUF4129 domain-containing protein gives MMRNVLLAFILFSFFSGSSAWLHPARTATALPVPLERILLREFDKKRIDTYRLQKDFRYDGQVPLNENLLQKLWRKLQEQLDRLGAKTGIFTWLYYVVWATAVLVFVYLVLRISGLNLHLFTHTPKITAVPYREAEDNIHEIDFDQEIAQAIDRGNYRVAVRLYYLLSLKKLNERELISWQADKTNQVYLRELQDEANRTAFGRLTSRFEYVWYGGFGVEKSDFAQLKTEFDQFHRSL, from the coding sequence ATGATGCGCAACGTTCTCCTGGCATTCATACTGTTCAGCTTTTTTTCTGGCAGCAGCGCTTGGTTGCACCCGGCCCGGACGGCAACGGCTCTGCCCGTGCCACTGGAGCGCATTCTTTTGCGAGAGTTCGATAAAAAGCGGATCGACACGTACCGCTTGCAAAAGGATTTCCGGTACGATGGGCAGGTACCGCTGAATGAAAACCTTCTTCAGAAGCTATGGCGGAAACTTCAGGAGCAGTTAGACAGACTCGGAGCCAAAACCGGAATCTTTACATGGCTTTACTATGTGGTATGGGCAACGGCTGTTCTGGTTTTCGTTTACCTGGTTCTTCGAATTTCAGGGCTGAATCTGCACCTGTTTACCCATACACCTAAAATTACAGCTGTGCCTTATCGGGAGGCAGAAGATAACATCCATGAAATTGATTTCGATCAGGAAATAGCGCAGGCGATTGACAGGGGGAATTACCGGGTGGCGGTACGTTTGTATTATCTGCTCAGCCTCAAAAAGCTTAATGAACGCGAACTGATCAGCTGGCAGGCCGACAAAACGAACCAGGTTTATCTGCGCGAACTTCAGGACGAGGCCAACAGGACGGCTTTCGGCCGGCTGACCAGCCGATTCGAGTATGTTTGGTACGGCGGTTTTGGCGTCGAAAAGTCAGATTTTGCACAACTCAAAACGGAGTTCGACCAATTTCACCGTAGCTTATGA
- a CDS encoding glycerophosphoryl diester phosphodiesterase membrane domain-containing protein, which translates to MQNKIEFKKARDFGEMIGDTFVFIKQNFKPLMRTLLYLTGFFFLAAILATMFQQLDMRKEVWGSGYMDPTNLSMGMAVKSLTAMVFMLLTYTALYVTVLSYVDLYVQKGNVAPDNSEVWAYFRYYYFRLLGSSLLWTIILVIAFVLLVIPAIYLWPIMVLFMPVMVMENTSFDKGMSRSFKLLKGQWWASAGTLLVSFLITAATSLVVSVPNSFLNILNTFSPESRGGSNLTIILSSILQHLPALFSVIPIITSALLYYSLVEKQENAGLLDRIDKFGEEPL; encoded by the coding sequence ATGCAAAACAAGATTGAATTTAAGAAGGCCCGCGACTTTGGGGAAATGATCGGGGACACGTTTGTTTTTATCAAACAGAACTTTAAGCCGCTCATGCGCACACTCCTGTATCTTACCGGATTCTTCTTTCTGGCCGCGATTCTGGCGACGATGTTTCAACAACTGGATATGCGCAAGGAGGTTTGGGGCAGCGGTTATATGGATCCGACGAATCTTTCCATGGGCATGGCGGTAAAGTCTCTGACGGCGATGGTGTTTATGCTTCTTACTTATACAGCGCTTTACGTAACTGTTTTGAGTTATGTTGATCTCTATGTGCAAAAAGGAAATGTTGCCCCTGATAATTCAGAGGTTTGGGCTTATTTCAGATATTATTACTTTCGCCTGCTGGGCAGCAGCTTGCTGTGGACCATCATACTGGTCATTGCCTTTGTTTTGCTTGTTATACCAGCAATATATTTGTGGCCGATCATGGTTTTGTTCATGCCAGTGATGGTGATGGAAAATACTAGTTTTGACAAGGGCATGAGCCGTTCTTTCAAATTGCTGAAAGGGCAATGGTGGGCAAGCGCCGGCACATTACTCGTTTCTTTTCTTATCACGGCGGCCACGAGTCTTGTGGTGTCGGTGCCGAATTCCTTTCTGAATATTTTGAATACTTTTTCCCCGGAATCACGCGGGGGCAGTAACCTGACAATCATCCTGTCGTCTATCCTTCAACACCTTCCTGCATTGTTTTCCGTCATACCAATCATTACTTCAGCCTTGCTCTACTATAGCCTGGTGGAGAAGCAGGAAAATGCAGGATTGCTTGACCGAATAGATAAGTTTGGCGAAGAGCCTTTATGA
- a CDS encoding stage II sporulation protein M, producing the protein MREALFVKQNSGKWKRYEQMEAATPDELAERFVEITNDLAYAKTFYPQSKTTAYLNGAASLLHQSIYKNKRERSSRILKFWTAELPQLFYKHRLELLYAFIFFMVFNAVGVLSAAYDDTFVRLIMGDAYVNMTLENIAAGDPFGVYKRSGEIAMFLRIAANNVQVCLMTFVAGIFFSIGTLGILLRNGVMIGSFHCFFFSQGLGAESILVIWIHGVLEISAIILSGAAGLVLGRGLLFPETYNRRQAFMRGAKEGIKIAIGIVPIVIAAAFLEGFVTRHTEMPLGLSISILALSFIFILWYVVIYPWKLAKKTKTLYHAKQD; encoded by the coding sequence ATGAGAGAAGCTCTTTTTGTTAAGCAAAATTCCGGTAAATGGAAGCGCTATGAGCAAATGGAAGCTGCTACGCCGGACGAGCTTGCGGAGCGTTTCGTAGAAATCACGAACGATCTGGCTTATGCCAAAACTTTCTACCCGCAATCTAAAACCACGGCTTATCTTAATGGCGCTGCCTCCTTACTACACCAGTCGATCTATAAAAACAAAAGGGAACGTTCGTCACGTATTTTAAAATTCTGGACGGCAGAGCTCCCGCAGCTTTTCTACAAACACCGCCTTGAACTGTTGTATGCCTTCATATTTTTCATGGTATTCAATGCTGTTGGCGTGCTGTCGGCAGCCTATGACGACACTTTCGTTCGCCTGATTATGGGTGATGCTTATGTAAATATGACGCTGGAAAACATCGCTGCAGGTGATCCTTTCGGCGTTTACAAACGCTCCGGGGAAATCGCCATGTTTCTGCGCATTGCGGCAAACAATGTCCAGGTTTGCCTTATGACTTTTGTTGCCGGAATCTTTTTCTCGATTGGTACGCTCGGTATCCTTCTTCGCAATGGCGTAATGATAGGTTCCTTTCACTGCTTTTTCTTTAGCCAGGGCCTGGGCGCGGAAAGTATTCTTGTGATCTGGATTCACGGGGTGCTGGAGATATCTGCTATTATTTTGTCAGGAGCGGCTGGCCTGGTGCTGGGCAGGGGACTACTGTTCCCCGAAACCTACAACCGGCGGCAGGCATTTATGCGCGGAGCGAAGGAAGGCATCAAGATCGCAATTGGTATTGTGCCAATCGTTATTGCCGCAGCATTTTTAGAGGGCTTCGTGACCAGGCACACAGAGATGCCATTAGGTTTAAGCATCAGTATCCTGGCTTTGTCGTTTATCTTTATATTATGGTATGTTGTTATATACCCCTGGAAGCTGGCAAAAAAGACTAAAACGCTATATCATGCAAAACAAGATTGA
- a CDS encoding RDD family protein: protein METVHVNTAQHVKIDYPVAGLGERIVARLIDLAMFIAGFIALMIGGVTAKTQGSGYLAIGLMIAFYACYVFYNLLCEIFMNGQSVGKRIMKIKVISLDGGQPTLGQYLLRWLFRIVDFVLTAQVGGLICVALSEKKQRIGDIAAGTTVIKTEKRTEIGQIAFLQEEAQDYQPVFSVVTELGDRDIELIHEVIRTYELSKNPGIVLAMAGRVSTKLGLSLPEGMNELQFLRTLVKDYSHLTALT, encoded by the coding sequence ATGGAAACCGTACACGTTAATACAGCGCAGCACGTCAAAATTGACTATCCTGTGGCCGGACTTGGCGAAAGAATCGTTGCACGATTAATAGATCTGGCCATGTTTATCGCCGGTTTTATAGCGCTAATGATCGGTGGCGTTACCGCCAAAACCCAGGGCTCGGGATATTTGGCTATCGGCCTCATGATTGCTTTCTATGCATGCTACGTATTCTACAATCTGCTGTGCGAGATCTTTATGAACGGGCAAAGTGTAGGTAAGCGGATCATGAAGATCAAAGTGATCAGCCTGGACGGCGGTCAACCCACCCTGGGTCAATACCTGCTACGCTGGCTGTTCAGGATTGTCGACTTCGTGCTTACCGCGCAGGTGGGGGGACTTATCTGTGTAGCGCTTTCCGAAAAAAAGCAACGTATAGGGGACATTGCGGCTGGAACAACGGTCATAAAAACCGAAAAGCGGACAGAAATCGGTCAGATCGCTTTTCTTCAGGAAGAAGCGCAGGATTATCAGCCAGTGTTTAGTGTGGTCACCGAACTGGGCGACCGGGATATTGAATTGATTCACGAAGTCATCCGTACCTACGAATTATCTAAAAACCCTGGTATCGTACTCGCTATGGCAGGAAGAGTAAGTACTAAATTAGGACTGTCGCTTCCCGAAGGCATGAATGAATTGCAGTTCCTCAGAACCCTGGTGAAAGACTATAGCCACCTTACTGCGCTGACCTGA